A single window of Methylomarinum sp. Ch1-1 DNA harbors:
- a CDS encoding DUF1499 domain-containing protein, translating to MNKVSRFGLIMAMLLLLSFLAMISLSDPMPRLGLKNGKLLPCPDSPNCVSSENMPAKALQLGHYPSQPAWKLLKNIIAAQGGNIIDEDGFYLRAEFRSRWLRFVDDLEVRLDLEKKLIHLRSASRVGHYDFGVNRNRVKAVKDKMNVYLRSHTKQPSEKK from the coding sequence ATGAATAAAGTGTCTCGATTTGGTTTGATTATGGCAATGCTGTTGCTGTTGTCGTTCTTGGCCATGATCAGTCTCAGCGATCCCATGCCCAGATTGGGATTGAAAAACGGCAAACTGTTGCCTTGCCCGGATTCGCCGAACTGCGTCAGCAGCGAAAACATGCCGGCAAAGGCCTTGCAGTTAGGTCACTATCCCTCCCAGCCGGCTTGGAAATTGTTGAAAAACATCATCGCCGCCCAGGGAGGGAACATAATCGATGAGGATGGATTTTACTTACGAGCCGAATTTCGTTCCCGCTGGCTAAGGTTTGTCGATGATCTCGAGGTCAGATTGGATTTAGAAAAGAAGCTGATTCATCTGCGTTCTGCCTCCCGGGTCGGTCATTATGATTTCGGCGTCAATCGGAACCGAGTCAAGGCCGTCAAAGACAAAATGAATGTCTATCTACGCAGTCACACCAAACAACCGTCCGAGAAAAAATGA
- a CDS encoding YbgA family protein, with product MKKIIVGISSCLLGDEVRYDGGHKRNSYIEQTLGEYFEFRRFCPEVASGMTIPRPPVQLRETEQGIRCVGVKDHDLDVTEQLQQCSQQQHDWLATLTGYILKKDSPSCGMERVKVYHKEYPHRSGTGLFAQYIKDHFPLMPLEEEGRLGDSGLRENFIQRVFVYHRWRQLNQQALTPHALMVFHSRHKLIAMSHEQNQARELGRIAASANNDNIEEVADRYVSALMQCLRIVASRGNHVNVLQHIQGYLKKRLDDEDKRELIETIEKYRQGVLPLIVPVTLLRHHFRKQPDPFIDSSYYMSPHPEELALLNDI from the coding sequence ATGAAAAAAATAATCGTCGGCATCAGCAGCTGTTTATTGGGCGATGAAGTCCGTTATGACGGAGGTCATAAACGCAATAGTTATATCGAGCAAACACTGGGGGAATATTTCGAATTTCGCCGTTTTTGTCCCGAAGTGGCCAGCGGCATGACAATCCCCCGGCCCCCGGTGCAATTAAGGGAAACCGAGCAAGGCATACGTTGCGTGGGCGTGAAGGATCATGATCTGGATGTCACCGAGCAGTTGCAACAATGTTCGCAGCAGCAACATGACTGGTTGGCCACGCTGACCGGTTATATCCTTAAAAAAGACTCCCCTAGCTGCGGTATGGAAAGAGTCAAGGTTTACCACAAGGAATATCCTCATCGCTCCGGCACCGGCTTGTTCGCCCAGTATATTAAGGATCATTTCCCGCTGATGCCTTTGGAAGAGGAAGGTCGGCTGGGGGACTCGGGTTTGAGAGAAAATTTCATCCAGCGGGTATTTGTTTATCACCGTTGGCGACAATTAAATCAGCAGGCCTTGACGCCTCATGCGCTGATGGTTTTTCACAGTCGTCACAAACTGATCGCGATGAGCCATGAACAAAATCAGGCCAGGGAATTGGGACGCATCGCGGCGTCAGCCAATAACGATAATATCGAGGAAGTGGCCGACCGCTATGTCTCGGCCTTGATGCAATGCCTACGCATCGTCGCCAGCCGCGGCAATCATGTCAATGTGCTGCAACATATCCAGGGTTATCTGAAGAAAAGGCTGGATGATGAGGACAAGCGAGAGTTAATTGAAACGATCGAGAAATATCGTCAGGGAGTCTTGCCGCTGATTGTGCCGGTCACGTTGCTGAGACACCATTTCCGTAAGCAACCGGACCCCTTCATCGACAGTTCTTATTACATGTCGCCTCATCCCGAGGAGCTTGCCTTGTTGAACGATATATAA
- the hisH gene encoding imidazole glycerol phosphate synthase subunit HisH, with protein sequence MSSVAVIDYGMGNLHSIAKALQHADPAVNVQIFSDAAAIKQADRVVFPGVGAIRDCMHALNDSGLSDVIKETAASKPFLGICLGMQALLTDSGENGLTPCLDIFPGHVVHFAEGLVDADGSLLKIPHMGWNTVNQKPHPLWQDIPQGSRFYFVHSYYAVPDNDHDSIATSQYPEEFTCALAKDNIFAVQFHPEKSQTVGLQLLKNFLNWDGVC encoded by the coding sequence ATGTCATCAGTTGCCGTTATTGATTACGGGATGGGCAATCTTCACTCGATTGCCAAAGCCCTGCAGCATGCCGATCCGGCAGTCAATGTTCAAATATTCTCCGACGCCGCCGCCATCAAACAGGCGGACCGGGTAGTATTCCCCGGTGTCGGCGCCATCCGCGATTGCATGCACGCCCTAAACGACAGCGGCTTATCGGACGTGATCAAGGAAACGGCCGCCAGCAAACCTTTCCTGGGCATCTGTCTGGGCATGCAGGCCTTATTGACCGATAGCGGGGAGAACGGGCTGACGCCGTGCCTGGATATTTTCCCCGGCCACGTCGTGCATTTTGCCGAAGGCCTGGTCGATGCCGACGGCAGCCTGCTAAAGATCCCGCATATGGGTTGGAATACGGTCAACCAAAAACCACATCCTCTATGGCAGGATATTCCTCAGGGCAGTCGTTTTTATTTCGTGCACAGCTATTATGCGGTGCCGGACAACGATCACGACAGCATCGCCACCAGTCAGTATCCCGAGGAATTTACCTGCGCATTGGCGAAAGACAATATCTTCGCCGTGCAATTCCATCCGGAAAAAAGCCAGACGGTCGGACTGCAATTGCTGAAGAATTTTTTAAACTGGGATGGTGTTTGCTAG
- the rimK gene encoding 30S ribosomal protein S6--L-glutamate ligase — MKIAILSRNPKLYSTSRFVEAAERRGHEVRVLDVLRCYMNITSLNPTIHYRGEELSGFDAVIPRIGASVTFYGTAVLRQFEMMNVFPLNESVAVTRSRDKLRSTQLLARKGIGLPVTGFANNPDDIEDLISEVGGAPLVIKLLEGTQGIGVVLAETHKAAESVIQAFMGLNANIMVQEFIKEAGGSDIRCFVVDGKVVASMKRQGAEGEFRSNLHRGGTATLIRLTPEERSTAMRAAKIMGLNVCGVDMLRSNHGPVVMEVNSSPGLRGIEEASGKDIAELIIKFIEKKIVALEAGKQHYRTLTRGKG; from the coding sequence ATGAAGATCGCAATTCTATCCCGCAACCCCAAGCTTTACTCGACTTCACGCTTCGTGGAAGCTGCGGAAAGAAGGGGGCATGAAGTCAGGGTTTTGGATGTGTTGCGCTGCTATATGAACATCACTTCCTTAAATCCCACGATTCATTATCGTGGCGAGGAATTAAGTGGTTTTGACGCGGTGATCCCCAGAATTGGCGCATCGGTGACATTTTATGGCACCGCGGTGCTGAGACAGTTTGAAATGATGAACGTGTTTCCGTTAAACGAATCGGTGGCGGTCACCCGTTCCCGCGACAAATTACGTTCCACCCAGCTGCTGGCGCGCAAGGGCATCGGTCTGCCGGTCACCGGTTTCGCCAACAATCCCGACGATATTGAAGACCTGATTTCAGAGGTCGGCGGCGCGCCTCTGGTCATTAAGTTATTGGAAGGCACTCAGGGCATCGGCGTGGTGTTGGCGGAAACGCACAAGGCGGCGGAAAGCGTTATTCAGGCCTTCATGGGCCTGAATGCCAACATCATGGTGCAGGAATTTATCAAAGAAGCCGGCGGCAGCGACATCCGTTGCTTTGTCGTTGACGGTAAGGTGGTTGCCTCGATGAAGCGTCAAGGCGCAGAGGGTGAATTTCGTTCCAATCTGCATCGTGGCGGCACCGCGACATTGATCAGGCTAACGCCGGAAGAACGTTCGACGGCGATGCGTGCAGCCAAAATCATGGGATTGAATGTTTGTGGCGTGGACATGCTGCGCTCCAATCATGGACCGGTTGTGATGGAAGTTAATTCATCGCCCGGCCTGAGAGGCATCGAAGAAGCCAGCGGTAAGGATATTGCCGAGTTGATCATTAAGTTTATAGAGAAAAAAATAGTTGCCCTGGAAGCCGGTAAACAACATTACAGAACCCTAACCCGCGGCAAGGGATAA
- a CDS encoding succinylglutamate desuccinylase/aspartoacylase family protein, producing MQPELIINNQLIRPGCNLVIDLPLPSLYTHTPMTMPVHVINGRKPGPRLFVSAAIHGDELNGIEIVRRLLKQSALKRLHGTLIAIPMVNVYGVIHHSRYLPDRRDLNRSFPGSAKGSLAARLADLFMHEIVAQCSHGIDLHTGAIHRSNLPQIRANLDHEETLALAEAFNVPVLINSHLRDGSLRESAAEQGIQMLLYEAGEALRFDEICIRAGLQGILAVMRHLGMVASKKRVRKKRKEPYISQSSNWIRAPASGIFRTIKPLGSHVARKEVLGIISDPISNVEVEVISPHTGLVIGRSEIPLVYEGEALYHLAKFEDHEGVAEQVESFQDAIIPTDELSDELIIT from the coding sequence ATGCAGCCAGAGCTAATCATCAATAATCAGCTAATAAGGCCTGGCTGCAACCTGGTTATCGACCTGCCATTACCGTCCTTATACACCCATACACCGATGACCATGCCGGTGCATGTCATCAACGGACGAAAACCCGGCCCGCGCCTGTTTGTCAGCGCCGCCATCCACGGCGACGAACTGAATGGCATCGAGATTGTCCGTCGCTTGTTGAAGCAGTCCGCGCTGAAGCGTTTGCACGGTACTCTGATCGCGATTCCGATGGTCAACGTCTATGGCGTGATCCATCATTCTCGGTATTTGCCTGACCGGCGCGACTTGAATCGTTCTTTTCCCGGTTCAGCCAAGGGTTCTTTGGCCGCCAGGCTGGCCGATCTGTTCATGCATGAAATTGTCGCCCAGTGCAGTCATGGCATCGATTTGCATACCGGAGCCATACATCGCAGCAACCTGCCGCAGATACGCGCCAACCTCGATCACGAGGAAACCCTGGCGCTGGCTGAGGCCTTCAATGTGCCGGTGTTGATCAATTCCCATCTGCGCGACGGTTCATTGAGAGAATCGGCAGCGGAGCAGGGTATTCAGATGCTGCTTTATGAGGCCGGAGAAGCGTTGCGTTTTGATGAAATCTGCATTCGCGCCGGTTTGCAAGGGATACTGGCCGTGATGCGCCATTTGGGCATGGTCGCCTCGAAAAAAAGGGTTCGAAAAAAACGCAAGGAACCTTATATCTCCCAATCCAGCAACTGGATCAGGGCGCCGGCAAGCGGCATTTTTCGCACCATCAAACCATTGGGAAGTCATGTGGCGCGTAAGGAAGTGTTGGGCATCATCAGTGATCCGATCAGCAATGTAGAGGTCGAGGTCATATCTCCACATACCGGCCTGGTCATCGGGCGCTCGGAAATTCCGCTGGTCTATGAAGGAGAGGCGCTCTATCATCTGGCCAAATTCGAAGATCACGAAGGGGTCGCGGAGCAGGTGGAATCGTTTCAAGACGCGATCATTCCGACGGACGAATTGAGTGATGAATTGATCATCACCTGA
- the hisI gene encoding phosphoribosyl-AMP cyclohydrolase: MSDAWLDEIRWTDDGLVPVIAQQADSGRVMMFAWMNRESLQLTAEEGYAVYWSRSRQKLWRKGEESGHRQKVLDIQLDCDEDVILLKIEQEGGIACHTGRESCFYRSLVDGQWQPVEPVLKDPKAIYNK, translated from the coding sequence ATGAGCGACGCCTGGCTGGACGAAATCCGCTGGACCGATGACGGGCTGGTGCCGGTCATCGCACAACAAGCCGACAGCGGCAGGGTGATGATGTTCGCCTGGATGAACCGGGAGTCCCTGCAATTGACCGCCGAGGAAGGCTACGCCGTGTACTGGTCCCGTTCGCGGCAAAAGTTATGGCGCAAAGGCGAGGAATCCGGCCACCGGCAGAAGGTGCTGGATATCCAATTGGACTGCGACGAAGACGTCATCTTACTGAAAATTGAACAAGAGGGCGGCATCGCCTGTCATACCGGTCGAGAAAGCTGCTTCTACCGCAGTCTGGTAGATGGGCAATGGCAACCGGTCGAGCCGGTACTGAAAGACCCGAAAGCGATCTACAACAAATAA
- the hisB gene encoding imidazoleglycerol-phosphate dehydratase HisB: MNPRTAQIERNTLETQIKISINLDGDGSASFVTGVPFLDHMLDQVARHGLIDMNIEAKGDLEIDAHHTVEDIGITLGQAFASALGNKKGIYRYGHAYVPLDESLSRVVIDFSGRPGLFYQADYPRAMIGSFDVDLFREFFQGFVNHAGVTLHIDNLKGGNAHHIAETIFKALGRAIRMAISEDPRMAGIMPSTKGTL, encoded by the coding sequence ATGAACCCACGTACCGCCCAAATCGAGCGTAATACGCTAGAAACACAAATAAAAATCAGCATTAATCTGGACGGGGATGGCAGCGCCTCCTTTGTCACCGGGGTTCCTTTTCTGGATCACATGCTCGATCAGGTGGCGCGACACGGTTTAATCGACATGAACATCGAAGCCAAGGGCGATCTTGAAATCGACGCCCATCATACCGTTGAAGACATCGGCATCACCTTGGGCCAGGCCTTCGCCAGCGCCTTGGGTAATAAAAAAGGCATCTATCGTTATGGCCATGCTTATGTGCCTCTGGACGAGTCCTTATCCAGGGTGGTGATCGACTTTTCCGGGCGTCCAGGGCTGTTTTATCAGGCGGACTATCCGCGCGCGATGATCGGCTCGTTTGACGTGGATTTATTTCGCGAATTTTTTCAAGGTTTCGTCAATCATGCCGGCGTAACATTGCATATCGACAATCTAAAAGGCGGCAATGCCCATCATATCGCCGAAACCATCTTTAAAGCGCTGGGCAGAGCGATTAGAATGGCGATTAGCGAAGATCCGAGAATGGCCGGCATTATGCCGTCCACCAAAGGTACACTATAA
- a CDS encoding ATP-dependent zinc protease family protein produces MSNLFPMLGWREWIALPELDLPPIKVKIDTGARTSALHAFFVDPYKKGKQHWVRFGIHPHPHDSELAIECEARVKDRRMVSDSGGHKQRRFVIETPMLIGHTLFKAEMTLTNRDTMKFRMLLGRTAMNERFIVNPAESYLQGKPVFGERDD; encoded by the coding sequence ATGTCAAATCTGTTTCCCATGCTAGGCTGGCGAGAATGGATCGCGCTGCCAGAATTAGATCTGCCCCCGATCAAGGTGAAGATCGACACCGGCGCCAGGACTTCTGCGCTACATGCATTCTTCGTCGATCCATACAAGAAAGGCAAGCAGCATTGGGTCCGTTTCGGGATACACCCTCACCCGCATGACAGTGAGCTGGCTATCGAATGCGAGGCGCGGGTGAAGGATCGACGTATGGTGTCCGATTCTGGCGGCCATAAACAGCGCCGATTTGTGATCGAAACGCCGATGCTGATCGGTCACACTCTGTTCAAGGCGGAAATGACGCTGACCAATCGTGATACGATGAAGTTTCGCATGTTATTGGGCAGAACGGCGATGAATGAACGTTTTATCGTCAATCCGGCGGAATCGTATTTGCAGGGCAAGCCTGTTTTCGGCGAACGCGACGATTGA
- a CDS encoding protein-export chaperone SecB, which yields MQISLRETKVEKLEFYRIEELPKEDSIELGYSSGFSNDHGTSFIISFNLSLKSKEGFNLSIEYIAFFETDEELTEEFKNSHFTKENAPAIAYPFLRSFISTLTVNSGYGAVLLPTINFHAMANQE from the coding sequence ATGCAGATATCCCTACGCGAAACAAAGGTAGAGAAGTTAGAATTTTATAGAATTGAAGAGCTACCCAAAGAGGACTCTATCGAGTTAGGTTACTCTAGTGGCTTTAGCAATGATCATGGAACTTCCTTTATAATAAGCTTCAATCTATCTCTAAAATCCAAAGAAGGCTTCAACTTGTCTATCGAATATATTGCTTTTTTTGAAACTGATGAAGAGCTTACTGAAGAATTTAAGAATTCTCACTTTACAAAAGAAAACGCTCCAGCAATAGCCTATCCTTTTTTACGTAGTTTTATTAGCACACTGACCGTAAATTCTGGCTATGGTGCTGTTCTTTTGCCGACAATTAACTTTCATGCAATGGCAAACCAGGAATAA
- the hisF gene encoding imidazole glycerol phosphate synthase subunit HisF — protein MSLAKRIIPCLDVDNGRVVKGVQFVDIRDAGDPVEVARRYDREGADEITFLDITATHDDRDTIAHVVEQVASEVFIPLTVGGGIRTLDDIRRMLNAGADKVGINSAAVRNPEFVREAAQRFGSQCIVVAIDAKKVSAEGEPNRWEIFTHGGRKPTGIDAVEWAKKMTDYGAGEILLTSMDRDGTREGFDLALTRAISEAVSVPVIASGGVGNLDHLADGIIEGKADAVLAASIFHFAEYSIEQAKQHMQARGIEVRL, from the coding sequence ATGAGCTTAGCTAAACGTATTATCCCTTGTCTCGATGTCGATAACGGCCGCGTCGTCAAAGGCGTCCAATTCGTCGACATCCGCGACGCCGGCGATCCGGTCGAAGTCGCCAGACGCTATGACCGGGAAGGCGCCGACGAAATCACCTTTCTCGATATCACCGCGACCCATGACGACCGCGACACCATCGCCCACGTGGTCGAACAGGTCGCCAGCGAAGTCTTCATCCCACTGACCGTCGGGGGCGGCATCAGGACGCTGGACGATATACGCCGGATGCTCAATGCCGGCGCCGACAAGGTCGGCATCAACAGCGCCGCGGTGCGCAATCCGGAATTCGTCAGGGAAGCGGCGCAAAGATTCGGCTCGCAATGCATCGTCGTCGCGATCGACGCCAAAAAAGTCAGCGCCGAAGGCGAACCGAACCGCTGGGAAATCTTCACCCACGGCGGCCGCAAGCCGACCGGCATCGATGCGGTCGAGTGGGCGAAAAAAATGACCGATTACGGCGCCGGCGAAATCCTGCTGACCAGCATGGACCGCGACGGCACCCGCGAAGGTTTCGACCTGGCCCTGACCCGCGCGATCAGCGAGGCGGTATCGGTGCCGGTAATCGCCTCCGGCGGCGTCGGCAACCTCGATCACCTGGCCGACGGCATCATCGAAGGCAAAGCCGATGCGGTGCTGGCCGCCAGCATCTTCCACTTCGCCGAATACAGCATCGAACAGGCCAAGCAGCACATGCAGGCTAGAGGTATCGAGGTGAGGTTATGA
- the hisA gene encoding 1-(5-phosphoribosyl)-5-[(5-phosphoribosylamino)methylideneamino]imidazole-4-carboxamide isomerase, whose product MLLIPAIDLKEGKCVRLRQGRMEDNTVFSDDPVAVAGKWVEAGARRIHLVDLDGAFAGKPKNADVIHAIVEAYPDVPVQIGGGIRDEDTIQGYLDAGVQYVIIGTKAVSEPHFIRDVALEFPGHIIVGLDAKEGKVAIDGWSKLSRHDVIDMAQKFENYGVEAIIYTDISRDGMMTGVNVEATAKLARSIRIPVIASGGITNMDDIRALGAVAEDGIMGAITGRAIYEGTLDFAEAEKLAESFA is encoded by the coding sequence ATGTTGCTAATACCTGCAATTGATTTAAAAGAAGGAAAGTGTGTCCGTTTGCGTCAGGGTCGCATGGAAGACAATACCGTATTTTCTGACGATCCCGTGGCCGTAGCCGGCAAATGGGTGGAAGCAGGCGCGAGAAGGATTCACCTAGTCGACCTGGACGGCGCGTTTGCCGGCAAGCCGAAAAATGCCGACGTGATTCACGCCATTGTCGAAGCTTATCCCGATGTGCCGGTGCAAATCGGCGGCGGCATACGCGACGAGGACACAATACAGGGCTATCTGGATGCCGGCGTGCAATATGTCATCATCGGCACCAAGGCGGTCAGCGAACCCCATTTTATCAGGGACGTGGCGCTGGAGTTCCCCGGCCATATCATCGTCGGTCTCGACGCCAAAGAAGGCAAAGTGGCGATCGACGGCTGGTCCAAACTGTCGCGCCATGACGTCATCGATATGGCGCAAAAATTCGAGAATTACGGCGTCGAAGCGATCATCTATACCGACATCTCCCGCGACGGCATGATGACCGGCGTCAATGTCGAAGCCACCGCCAAACTGGCGCGCTCGATTCGTATTCCCGTCATCGCCTCCGGCGGCATCACCAACATGGACGATATCCGCGCCTTGGGCGCAGTAGCCGAAGACGGCATCATGGGCGCAATCACCGGCCGCGCCATTTATGAAGGCACGCTGGATTTTGCCGAGGCCGAAAAACTGGCGGAATCATTCGCATAA
- a CDS encoding recombinase family protein, giving the protein MAKIGYARVSSTGQSLDAQLKKLTKYCGDGDSEIFQEKHTGTTDNRPQLKACLRHLRKGDQLVVTKLDRLARSTLHLTQIADDLQTRGIELVVLDQNIDTSTPTGKLLFNMLASIAEFETALRKERQTDGIAKAKENGVKFGAKSKLTPTQITELKEKRASGTKIKDLMSEYQISKATAYRLLSD; this is encoded by the coding sequence ATGGCTAAAATAGGTTACGCGAGAGTTTCATCAACCGGTCAATCGCTGGACGCTCAACTGAAGAAATTAACAAAGTATTGCGGCGACGGCGACAGCGAGATATTCCAAGAGAAGCACACAGGAACCACCGACAACAGACCTCAACTAAAAGCCTGTTTAAGACATCTCAGAAAAGGTGATCAGCTTGTAGTCACAAAGCTTGACCGACTGGCGCGTTCAACACTGCACCTCACCCAAATAGCCGACGATTTGCAAACACGTGGCATCGAGCTCGTCGTCCTCGATCAAAACATCGATACCTCGACACCGACCGGCAAACTCTTATTCAACATGCTTGCGTCCATTGCTGAGTTTGAGACAGCTCTCCGCAAAGAGCGACAAACCGATGGCATAGCCAAAGCCAAAGAGAATGGCGTTAAGTTCGGCGCAAAATCTAAGCTGACGCCGACGCAGATCACAGAACTGAAGGAGAAGCGCGCCAGCGGCACAAAAATAAAAGACCTCATGTCAGAGTATCAGATCAGCAAAGCAACCGCCTATAGGCTTCTATCTGACTGA